The window gtgttcccatacccactagccacctaatcacaatcacaaccaacaacgaaaataaccaataccaataaccaataaatatccaataataaaccaatattataacataaacaatctccaataattcaaccaataggaaacatagaaccagcaacctagcaatgtttctaatgacccaactctagcaacctagcaatgccagacaacaaacaatcgagtccctagaacatcctcctcttcattgccttgattccacgatcacactttgcctttacctgcaccacaaacataaattgagatgcatgagtatttgataaatactcagtggggcaatcctcccatctactgggctatacacacaagcaataagacctctcatgccacaaacaacaacaataaaacaaaccaggaacatgcacAAGTGATCCGACACAATCTGGTTACTgtcagaagggtgtcgaccgataccagaaggtgtcgaccgacattggacatctggtgtcgaccaacaccacttgggtgtcgatcgacacctgcTTGAAACCcccgaaaccctaacggtgtcgaccgacacctccacatggtgcgaccgacacctccacatggtgtcgaccgacacctccacatggtgtcgaccgacactcgctaagttcccgagccgtcctcacattggtgtcgaccgacaccactgtcTAGCAATGATTTCCTTCAACAGAACCtctgaatctcgcctccaaacttctcctcttcgtcccacacaatcccatgaacgaatccaagcctcaggagctacgaaaaactcacaaaaaaccaaaacaaacaaccaaacaacacacaatatcacaggAACTGAGATCTTaccttagataagccatggtcatgcactcaccttagccaacaatgagatctaagcccaaaagacgaagctaccaccacaaaaacctttcgaccacgttcctagccttggatcttcactctcacagcaagatctctccaaaaacaccttcaaatctcacaaactctctccaaaaccttaagaaacctttttctctccttttcactCTGTAATCTCTTAAAAACGGCTTGAGACAAAACCccacacgacctaggtcgtttttctCACTTAAATACCTCGGTTATATGgtattccctaaaccaaaccgaccaaaatcgacaattaaaataatctggtcgaaccagaaataagtggtgtagatcgacacccacccccaaaatgCAGAGTTTTGGTTTGCGGGCGTTACAAAGTTGTTGTTTAGAAAATCTGTCGAAAGAGATGCAAGGCTAGGACACAATAAAAAcagggttttggttgtcacggtcgtAACTAAGGAATAacgtaaataaaaagcaagtaaaataaatgagacaAGCATTGGGAATCAAGGTAAATCGCAGGGGATCAATGATCTAtatatctaggaaagtttaggttTAGTTTCTTTATCTAAGACTCAGActacaaaacacaaatgaaccgttaacttatagatcaaaagctaaccgtctaagatccctatactccgttactcaacttttgcaggcaacgacgcataaaTCAAAGCATTAAAAACAGGTTCAATTATAATCCATGAAGTTCCATAGGTAAGAGGTATGTCCTTCCTATGACACgacacacatctaagctaggtcaagcacacatgcaagcttttggcgacgcacacacactttagatcatagatagttcatgaggctaacttaaagcattaagcaaagacttagaattaaagtatagaataaacagaatagaaatctaacaaaccctaaaaattgccactaAAATTAAGATCATCTCctccctttgattatcccttaaAACCCAACTATAAAACTACTCGAGCATGTTTAAGAGAATTATCAAAGCtaggtttaaacaattcatagaCATAagagaataaatagagaaaaaggttttagatattacttcaatgattgtcaaacaaagttgtaatgatcttcttcctttagaaagCTAGAACAAATGATGGAacaaagaaatagaaagagTTAGTGGATATTCAAAGGCTTCgagagagggaagagagagagcttcaggtcgtcggctgctcctctggtcgtgaCTCTAGGCTGCTCCAATTATTTCACACACTAAACCTTAAagtttagaagagtatttatagggtttttgaaggcttagggttttgtaagggtagaaacgtctttttttttactgcaggacaaggggcggctCAGGAAGGTTCTAGACCATCACTCCTCCGGGACGGGCCGCCGTGATGGTTGCTAATTGGGCGGTCATTAAAGTCCACTtggcttcaaacttatcttctcgtcggtttataacacgtctcagTAAATCGGGAATATCTTCCTGGTGAGTGaacggattgacttgattccacttcaaGGAGAAACGTGACTCtttcagctttccatagacacgtCAAAATGTGAGTTATGGAAGTTCTTTCAAAGTGGCCCGTACTGTCAAGCTCTGAATATTTCGTGAatcgtattttccttgtcttttggtcatttttgctataaaacttgtaaaacctttttgaaacctaaaatacttgataagagacattaaagccttgaaatcatatcaaactcttcttaaatacatactaaaactatagctaaaatgggtaaaataatgatgttatcacagtgaaaactgatttattttacaattgggTCGACATCAACTCTGTCAGCAGGCGGCTGTTACTTGTTTCTCTGGTTTgttagtgtttgtttgttgcttgtttaacattggaatctcagtttcTTGTGTTTATAGCcaagtagatgggaggattgcctcactaagtgtttatgacaatactcatgcatctcaatttgtgtttgtggtgaaggtagaggcaaagtgtgatcgtggaaacaaggcgatgaagaggaggatgttctagaggcttggttGTTCGTTCTAtgttgttgttaggttgctatgATGGAATGTAGTTCTCTAGAACTGTTGTTTAGGTTGCGGTTTCATTGTTCTATGAGTTGCTATTTGGTATGGATGATtagattttattgaattatttatttggttatttaaatcattggtttaatatttggttatttccgctatttggtttgattgtggttaggttgttagtgagtataagatcactatattattattattatttaaaaaaatgggtcgggtcgtttcaggcTTTCACTAATCCCATTATTTGGATAGTGTCAATTTTTTGGTACGTATGCAAGtagatattgtggactgatcatctaccaaatatttttattatcaatatGCAACCTTGATTTTTCAAGAGTATTTAGTcaattgacaatggtggtgaaaccatgctatgtaattgacataaatgactctatatgtcaaaGTTTGTCTCGGGTCAACGAATTATTATGAGTACTCTCCATTACAATTTGTTTGGATCATAAACCAGAGATATTCCATCTGAATGTGTTATACATGTAGAGTTGATCCACCATAGTGATTAAGATGgtatttgaaagaatgttggaaatatgttggatataaatatttcttgatgattgaatatcttGAGATGCAAAGACTATTTTTTCAatgagtcagtctttccaacattaGGGGgaggaaataaatatatttgaagaaattatatttatagggatttaaatcaaaagattatattattttgcatATTTGACCAGGAAAGAGACTGTTTTTTCAGTGAGTTAGTCTTTCCAACATCAAAGGaataaaatatagagaaattacctagaataatGCATACAAGTGGCTTAATTACTATAACAGTACGTTTGACCAGCAGTCTTACTAGAACAGTACAGAAAAGATACAACATTACTTCTAAACCATGGGTTGATTATTTTATTACGCTATATGCCATTTACATTTACAGTAATTAATTGATTTACCCTTGATTCTGTGAGAAATATAAAACCCGAAAATCGCGTAAAAGATTCGGAGGTCTATGGACGGCGGTGGAGCTAAGTTGGGTTCCGGTGTGAAGTTTGGTTACTTTCGGCAGACGGCGGCTGAGGTCGACGGAAATTGAGGTGGAGGTAAAATTATGGATCTTCTCTGTGTAATATGGTTGGTAATCTTGTTTTAATATTTGAGATTTGGCGTTCTgtgaaaatgaaatgaaatggatGACATGTTAATATGTTTGTTAGGTTGATGTTAATCTGTTTGTTAGGTTGATGTTCAAGCGTTGACAAACTAATCATCTTATGTTTGTGATGTTGaattaatactataattttggTAATGTTTCTATCGTAGATATGGGTTCAAGGAATGATGTCATGCAGTATCCAAGTAGGTTGTATCCGGATGGGAAATGTCCATTGTTGAAAAGAAGCCTGCACCATGCTTGTAGTTTGTCCAATATCGCTGAGTTGAAACATTTTGTTGGTGAGGAGGTCTACAAAGAAATAAGAGACAAATCGCAACTGGGAGTTCTACTTGTTCTAGCGGAAAGCAACTACTTATTTTGTGGCAAGACCATTCACTATCTATTATCTAATCAATTGGCAATAGATATGGCATCTGAGTTATGTTTTTTGGTCGAAGGAAAGCCATtaaggttctctctatatgaATACGAAGAAATTAGTGGACTGAACTGTGAGAAATTAGATGAAACAGAGTGTGAAGACGATCATACACTTTTATGGGCGGCTTTGGAAGTGGATGTTAGTGTTGGACCAAACTATAAGGAGATTCATGAAGGTTTGAGAAGGTGTCGGGGTGGTCTAATGAAATCAAGACTCAGATTGCTCGGTTGTTTCTTGTACATGTAGGAGTGCTTGGCATATCTAGGAATAGTAGGATACCTCTCCAATATGCCAAAAGGGTCTTGAATGAGAATTCATTTGATATTTATCGATGGGGTAGGGTTAGATTCAAGAGTTTAGTTGATTCCATCAAAAGGCTTGGGTTACAAAACGATGCCTATACCCTCCATGGATGTGTCCATGTATTGCTGATATGGGCTTTTGAGAGCGTGAAGGTGCTGGAGGATATTAGTGGGAATGTAAGAGAAGGTGTACACTTGCCTATGCTAAGGTGGGCTGGAGGGAGGCCAAGGAAGGATATCAAAGCCTTCATATCTGGGAGCAAACGCATAAATAATGGAGAGGTATTTATTCCtacaattttaattacaatttcgGGTTAGCAGTTGTTATAACAGAAGCATAtttaatgttattgtttttgaaatttagcTTGAGGTGAAACATCTAGTTCCAAAACCTATGGAAGTCATATATCCAGAATGGCCTGAAGAGAATTCAGTGTACGGTGTAGGGGATGGGGGGAAGAAGAAACTTGATAATCTGATGTTTGACGTTATCAATGGAGTTGTGGATGAGAGACAATGGGattgtttaaacaaaaagaagggTGAATCTAcaaagaagagggagaggacaGAACACGTTGAAGGGaatagtgatgatgatttcgCTGAGACTGCACCAAGGAAAATCAGGAATGTCCAAAAgattgtgagagagaagaaagaaagtgtTGGGGAGAAGATGTCAGTAGACAAGATTTCAGGAGATAAGATGTCAGGGGTGGAGGGTGATGATTGTAGTGGAAGGTTCATAATTATGGTTGAATCATTAAgtgagaaaatagaaaatatggaGTTATCATTCGGAAGATCAATAGCCATGGTTATCAAGACATTTGACAAGATGGAGAGTAAGATAGGAAACTTACAAAATGATGTACAACTTCTGAAGAAAGTTGTTATCAAGTCAACGGATGACGCAGGTCGTTCAAATGGCTCTACAGAACCTGAAAAAGCGGAGGTATGATCTCTTGACCgtattatcaatatatataaagggatatatattgatatatatatatatagtttcaagtAAAAGAGTATGATATGATGGTTTTCTGATGCAGGAGGGGAATCATAACTATGaagtctttgtatttttctttatttattcgAAGAGACAATGTTATTTTTCACTATTGTGAAGTTGTATATACTTTGAAAATAATTGACATTGGATTTTTTACAGACAAATTGATAAGTGTTTAATAACTCGTTATTTTATAGCGTTACACTATATGAGATATTTCGTGTATATAACGTTAGATACATGTGTGTGTTCAAGTCATGGCTATTTCAGATGACGCGTCCCTCTGGATATGATTTCGATGTTGCAAGCGTTATTAGGAATCCAAAAGCGTTAAGGAAAAAGATCATTGGGTAAACTAGCATTAAAATTGAACCAGAAGACAAAGTTTACGTAGCCGAGGGTGTGGAGCTAAATCGGAAAAAGAATGTAGAGAGTGTAATGCGTGGAAAAGGAGTACAGAGGTGCCAGACAGGGGAAGGTGAAAAAAGAGTAAAGTTTAATGACAAAGTAAACGGAGCAGGTGTACAACCATACATATTACTCTTATTAATACTTTGCATCCTAGTGGAGCTCACCCAAATAATTGCAACGTTGTACCCTCGTACCGTGGGGTCGAGATTTGTAATGATTTAGGCGAGGGTAGGAGTACCCCTGTGTCGAGAGAACTTACTGAAAACGAGAAACACAGTTAAAATGTATTACAAAAGTTTATTCCTCCCTCAAGAGAGGATGATGCTCCTCCTTCTAGAGATCCACTGGCCAGTATCTTTGGTGGAAGCCTTAATGCCAAATAAATGTGATTTGCTTTACTCAAACGAGCAGTAGACGACATTGTTGTCCTATCACCCGACGTGTACGATCCTTTCATTGCGGCATGTCCTACGAAAGTAGAAAAGTTGAAGTCCTTCCTAACTGATGATTTGTAAGTGTACCCGTCAATTATAATcagatttgtttatatttgtttattaacaAGGATTTATAACTGATGTTGTAATTTTTGGGATTCAGGGCTAAAGTTCCAAGCACTGGAAATGCCGAATTTTATTTTCGGCTACTGACCCCTAAACAATTGTGGCCACTCATTGATGAGAAGTTCGGCTGGTTATGGGATGCGGTAAGGTTTGAAGTTGCCCGTAGTTGGTACTTATCTTTAAGGTTACAATAGTAGACTAATGACTGGTTCATTTAATTCGTGTTGCAGCACATGAGTACATGTATCCAGATGTTCCGTCAAAGGGCGACGAAGTCGCCATCCCCATTTCTAACAGATCGGATAGCTTTCCTTGACCCTTGTTTTGTTAGTCAGTGGGCAAACAATTACCCTAGTTTTGAAGCATCTAAGAATTGGGATTGGAGAACTTTATTTTGAGATGTACATGGGGAGATTGCCCAAGTACAGAGTGACAAACAAGGTTTGGGTTGAGGATGTAGACACCCTGTTCTTCCCATacaacattgaaaacaaacactGGGTTGCCATCGAAGCTGACTtggtaaggaaaaaaaataaagtttacgATAGCATACACAGTGGTACTACCGACGAGGTTATGAAGAGTCATTGTAATCCGTTCCGGTGGATGATTCCCAACTTGATACAAGCATTTAACCGGAGGTACAGGCAACAGAAAACCGGGGGAGCCGCATTCACTTATTACAGAGTGAAAAATGCTCCCCAGAACATTCAAGTGGGTGATTGTGGTGTGTATGCGTTGAAGTTCATAGAGTGTTTAGCCCTTGGTCTAAATTTCGAAGGCCTCTGTGATGCGGCCATGCCTGTGATAAGAATGAAACTTGCTGCAGAAGTGTTAGATAAAGTTCCAGACCAAGACTACTTTCTGCAGCTACTGGATCCTGATGAGACATATGATTATCCGGATGACATCTTCATCTCGGGATCAACTAATTAATGATGTTAGCGgcttatatattttacaaaacccGTAGCAGTTTCAAAGTTTGAAGTTTTAGAATGGTTTGCCGCGGGTGGATATTGAAGACATGTGGGTTaggttaatttttttggtacaCATGTGGGATGTGTGGATGTCGACTCATATTTGTTGGTAATATGTGGCATATGCGGATGTCGTTGGGGTTCATTATTCGACATCCGGTAACTTGTAATGTTTCTATTTCGCCACTTAGGTAGCTATGATCGGTTTAAACACTCTTTAGGTATAGTGTCTTGTATATTCTAGGGTAAGTTATGGTTGCATCATTATGCTGGTTAACTATCTTGTGTATTTGGTCTTAATCAAAAGGCAACTGTACCCTTGAAAGCCGCATgtatattttttgatatatataatatgtttgtACTTACTCTTTCTTAACAATCGGCCTAATTCCTAATTTATCGTTTAATATTGCCAAATTTCCCAACTTGATTAGAAACCAAGTTGCTtcgtttagggtttagtataaTATTACTCTTTCTTGACTATTTCACATAAAAATTTACATTCTGGTGAGTCGATTATAACTTTGCTTCGTTCTTTAACGATATCACTCAAAAAAtacgaaattaaaaaattactttgACAGAAACATTAGAAAACACTAGTAAATGGTGTTAATCATTTGGCCAACtagtaacaaataatttttattagtagCCAACTGAATGTTTCCGATAATCATGGGTTGTACAACTATGTTTCCCTAAGTACAACTTAACAACTACATACAACTATGTTCATCTTCCTATGACATATATGGGTCCACATAAGGCAGTGTGAATGGAGATATAATTTACAACTTGTTGATTTGTGTTATAATGTACAACTATCGAGGAAGTTTATAAAATATCCCTCTTGTGTATGTGTTGTTTTCAATATATTACGTATTAACCGGTACCACTACTACACTAAAATGCTTATAACCCACTGCAGAAAGGTACAAGAGGTACACCTGAGAAGAGTTTTACTTTAAAGTAGTGgatttataatcaaattgtaaaaaattaatCCCTTTAACTAACTAGCCAAGTAACACAGAGAATcgttatttcaacaatataaGAGGAAGTTATTAATTTAAGAACTATCTATTTGTTTTACATATAACACTCCTTCTTGAGTAAGACTTCTCAATAAAAAATCACTCATTATGAAGCCCCATAGGTGGAAAAtacgaaattaaaaaattaatttgatagaAACATTAGAAAACACCATTAAACGGTGTTAATCATTTGTCCAACTAGTAACAAGTAATTTTTATTAGTAGCCAACTGAATTTTTCCAATAATCATGGGTTGTACAACGACGTTTATCTAAGTACAACTGAATAACTACATACAACTATGTTCATCTTCCGATGATATATGGGTCCACATAAGGCTATAAGGCAGTGTGAATGGAGATATAATGTGATTGATTTGGTCCCACATAAGGCAGTACATTGTGTGAAAGGAGATATAATTTGATTGTAAATACAACTAGTTGATTTGGTCCCACATAAGGCAGTACTACCGATGAAGTTTATAAAAAATTCcagttatgtttgttttgtcttcaaTATATTACGTATTAACCGGTACCACTACTACACTAAGATGCTTTTAAATTACTGCAGAAAGGTACAAGAGGTACACTTGAGAAGACTTTTATTTAAAGTAGttaatttataatgaaattGTTAACAAATAATGCCTTTAATTATCTATCCAATTATCACAGGGAATcgttatttcaacaatataataggaaattattaatttaagcactatttatttgttttacatataACACTCTTTCTTGAGTAAGACTTCTCAATAAGATATCACTCATTATGAAGCTCCATAGGTGGAAAATACGATATTAAAAATTACTTTGATAGAAACATTAGAAAACACCATTAAATAGTGTTAATCATTTGGCCAACTAGTAACAAGTAATTTTTATTAGTAGTCAACTGAATGTTTCCAATAATCATGAGTTCTACAACTACGTTTATCTAAGTACAACTGAACAACTACATACAACTATGTTCATCTTCCTATAATATATGGGTCCACATAAGGCTGTAAGACAGTGTGAATGGAGATATAATGTGATATAATGTGATCAATCTACCAGCTCAAGAACTAAGTCTATCATCAAAGACAAATCGCTCTACCAAGTTAATTtaacatcattatatatatatatatatatatatcttattaatCTACCATTCACATAAGTGTACCATCACTACAACTCAATATACCATTTAAATCTACCTTACACTATAGTCGACCAACTAAATTTACCAACTTTCTCTACCATTTTTTTGTACCCGATTTGTAtaccatcaaacaacaaataGACTTTCTTACACatcccaatgtttttttttNNNNNNNNNNNNNNNNNNNNNNNNNNNNNNNNNNNNNNNNNNNNNNNNNNNNNNNNNNNNNNNNNNNNNNNNNNNNNNNNNNNNNNNNNNNNNNNNNNNNGGAAAATTGGCTGGATCGCGTTGAATGACCCGGAGGGCGTTTTCGAAGCCACCAAGGTCTGTTTACTGCTGCTTACCTTTTTAAGATCATCCCTTGCTCTTGTGTGACAAGCAATCTAACTTTTGTGTTTCTGGATAGGTGGCTCAATCCATCAAACAGAGTCTTGACATAACTCCTGACCCTTCCACTATAATTcaggtttgtgtgtgttttcagaAATCTTTTACATAACTCGTCTTTGGACTTTGGGTTGTCTGTCTGTTCCTTTGATATATAGGCCGCACTTCCTGCGATCCTGGAGAAAGCGGATAAAAGCTTCTTTgcaaagaagaacaagataCTCAAACATAATGTTGATTTGGTGTGTGATAGGCTCAAGGACATCCCATGTGTCTCCTGTCCCAAGAAACCTGAGTCTTGCACTTACTTATTGGTAAAACTTCTGTAACCTATGTACTTCCATTAACGTAGTTAAGATTAGACTAGTGATTCTTGATCCATTTCAGACCGTTACTAGTCTTTCAATCTGATGAATAGTAACCATTATCATACATAAAACTCCAAGTTCTttattcaaattaaatattCCGTTTTAACCGTTTTCACTTACTGCAGACAAAGCTGGAGCTGTCATTGATGGATAACATCAAGGACGACACTGATTTCTGCATGAAGCTGGCCAGAGAGGAGAATCTCTTGTTTCTTCCAGGTAAAGTAAATGGAAATCAAGCAGGATGAATCTTGATTTGAGTTGTTTTGATGCTGAAATTGGGTTTGTGGGGGGGGAACGTTTTGTAGGAGAGGCTCTGGGTTTGAAGAACTGGATGAGGATAACCATAGGAGTCGAAGCTCATATGCTTGAGGATGCACTTGAGAGACTAAAGGGTTTCTGTACACGTCATACCAAGAAGACAGAGACAGACACTGACTCACTTCAAGCTTTGAAACTGAGTGATAATAATGTCGAAATAtaagacatattcaatgaaataaaacataagaggGTGTGTGTGGTCTATGTCCCAAAACAATATTCTTATGCTATTTTCTTGATATCAACATTTATGCTACTCGTTTGTGCAGATAAGCAAGTTCAGATGTTAAATTTGGTATTAATTTGGACACAAACTCATTCTCATAAGGCTTTTTTTTTAGAACTTTTTGAATGCTGCTAATGATCAATTTGTCAAACTACAATTTctattgaaaaaatataattaagaatcgGAAAATTATTGACAAACTGAGTTTTGCGTCATCTTGAATTAGATCCAAACTCATCTATTTTACAAGCTATAAAATAAACGagtatatgcatatatagaCAATATATCACATATTTTTGTACATCTCATACattcatattttaaagttttgtaacatttcttataaataaaacGTGTAACAAGTTACATAAGAGGTAGACTAAAAGCTTGTGAACCCATAATGTCCAATAAAACCATTCTAAAAGTTATTAAAACCAATTATTTCATTAGTGAAACTAGTTTTGTATGAttctaatataattaaattattcctttattatttttgtatgtaaGTTTctaggtttgttttcttttaacaaaagttATTAATCTTTGAGACTTAGATAGCCTGTAAAAACAGATAAGTTTTCTCTGTCTTCGTTTtatcaatattgttttttttttattcaatttataacataaacataaaacttAAATAGATGGTAGAcatgatcaacaacaaatctACTACgaaaattaatttgtatcattCTTCCCTTCCACGAAGTTCCACAGCTGCAATCCCATGTGAGATTCTATTATCCATGCATATACAGATAGACAATGTCATAT is drawn from Camelina sativa cultivar DH55 chromosome 1, Cs, whole genome shotgun sequence and contains these coding sequences:
- the LOC104710779 gene encoding S-alkyl-thiohydroximate lyase SUR1-like: IGWIALNDPEGVFEATKVAQSIKQSLDITPDPSTIIQAALPAILEKADKSFFAKKNKILKHNVDLVCDRLKDIPCVSCPKKPESCTYLLTKLELSLMDNIKDDTDFCMKLAREENLLFLPGEALGLKNWMRITIGVEAHMLEDALERLKGFCTRHTKKTETDTDSLQALKLSDNNVEI